In Anaerolineales bacterium, the following proteins share a genomic window:
- the merA gene encoding mercury(II) reductase, producing MTNKNTSFDLVILGSGSTAFAAAIRAAELGKTAAMTEMRTLGGTCVNRGCLPSKNLIEAARIVWEAAHPRYQGIEPVKMDVNFSELITQKQEVVDVYRRKKYQAILTDDENIKVFDGKAELVDAHTVRVGDVNLSGDQILVATGTRPIVPKIDGLDDVPYLTSDLLGANEAEELTELPESLVIIGAGYIALELGQMFHRFGTRVTILERSQVILPRYEPEVSDALTFILRKEGVKIVTEANVTRVRQASNGEIEVIAYMGSKEQTFTAQKLLVATGRQPNTDGIGLEMVGVEVNEGGFVKVNDELQTNIPNIWAAGDVIGAQTDNQPATPVGAHDGVIAAKNSLANAHQKVDHRVIPRVIFTDPQVAVIGQTDEEVVGSGLRCWCGTIPLEYVPRAGATHQTDGIAKMVINRDTQEVLGVSLVMPNAGEVIHEAAMALRFNAKLEDYIDMIHVYPTMAEGLKIAAISYFKDPSKLSCCAE from the coding sequence ATGACAAATAAAAATACATCCTTCGATCTCGTCATCCTCGGCTCTGGCTCCACTGCCTTTGCCGCTGCGATCCGTGCAGCGGAGTTGGGCAAGACCGCCGCCATGACCGAAATGCGCACGCTGGGAGGCACATGTGTCAATCGCGGCTGCCTGCCGAGCAAGAATTTGATCGAAGCAGCGCGCATCGTCTGGGAAGCCGCGCATCCTCGTTATCAGGGTATTGAACCCGTCAAGATGGATGTGAATTTTTCTGAACTCATCACACAAAAACAGGAAGTGGTGGATGTCTATCGCCGGAAGAAGTACCAAGCCATTTTGACAGACGACGAAAACATCAAGGTTTTCGATGGAAAAGCGGAATTGGTAGATGCGCATACTGTCCGCGTGGGAGATGTTAATTTAAGCGGCGACCAGATTCTCGTCGCGACAGGGACGCGTCCCATCGTCCCGAAAATTGATGGCTTGGACGATGTGCCTTATCTCACCTCTGATCTGTTGGGTGCAAATGAAGCCGAGGAATTGACAGAGTTGCCCGAATCTTTGGTTATCATCGGCGCGGGATATATCGCGCTTGAGTTGGGACAGATGTTCCACCGCTTTGGGACCAGAGTCACAATCCTGGAGCGCAGTCAGGTCATATTGCCGCGCTATGAACCCGAAGTCTCGGATGCGCTGACGTTTATCCTGCGCAAGGAGGGCGTCAAGATCGTGACGGAAGCAAATGTCACCCGCGTGCGGCAGGCGTCAAACGGCGAGATCGAGGTGATTGCATATATGGGCAGCAAGGAGCAAACCTTCACCGCGCAGAAACTTCTTGTTGCTACTGGCAGACAGCCAAACACGGACGGAATAGGCTTGGAGATGGTTGGTGTGGAGGTAAATGAGGGTGGGTTTGTAAAAGTAAATGATGAACTGCAAACGAACATCCCCAACATTTGGGCGGCTGGGGATGTGATCGGCGCTCAAACGGATAACCAGCCTGCCACGCCCGTCGGCGCGCACGACGGCGTGATCGCTGCCAAGAACTCTCTTGCAAACGCGCATCAAAAAGTGGACCATCGCGTCATCCCGCGCGTGATCTTTACCGACCCGCAGGTGGCAGTCATTGGGCAGACAGATGAAGAGGTTGTCGGATCAGGTCTACGCTGTTGGTGCGGGACGATCCCACTCGAATACGTCCCACGCGCAGGCGCAACGCATCAGACGGATGGCATCGCAAAAATGGTCATCAATAGAGACACACAGGAAGTGCTCGGCGTATCTTTGGTGATGCCGAACGCGGGTGAAGTAATTCACGAAGCAGCGATGGCGTTACGTTTCAACGCCAAACTTGAGGATTATATCGACATGATCCACGTCTACCCCACGATGGCTGAAGGGTTGAAGATCGCGGCAATCTCATACTTCAAAGACCCGTCTAAATTATCGTGTTGTGCTGAGTAA
- a CDS encoding MerR family transcriptional regulator, translated as MKIQELARQTGLSAKTIRYYEEIGILPPPSRADNNYRQYSEKDIDCLRLVAGARKLELSLEEIKELLDMRDRREAPCNVLLERLEYKANEIAERIRALKQMEIELRDLYRLGKTFPTDDVEGKHCVCHLVSEQSG; from the coding sequence ATGAAGATTCAGGAACTGGCTCGGCAGACAGGTCTCTCTGCCAAAACAATCCGATATTACGAAGAGATTGGGATTCTGCCACCGCCTTCCCGTGCGGACAATAACTACCGCCAATATAGTGAAAAGGATATTGACTGCTTGCGTCTTGTGGCGGGAGCGAGGAAGCTTGAGCTTTCACTGGAGGAGATCAAAGAACTCCTCGATATGCGCGACCGCCGTGAAGCGCCGTGTAATGTTTTACTCGAACGCCTGGAATACAAAGCCAATGAGATCGCTGAAAGGATTCGCGCCTTGAAACAAATGGAGATTGAATTGCGGGATCTGTATAGGTTAGGGAAAACATTTCCCACCGATGATGTGGAAGGCAAGCATTGTGTCTGTCATCTCGTCAGCGAACAATCAGGATAA
- a CDS encoding PCYCGC motif-containing (lipo)protein, with amino-acid sequence MKLPRKILFVLMIGVLTLTGLSACSTSSSETHLAMMPMDQMPAEVQSAPMTVQTAYQFNAANPDIMKDIPCYCGCGDIGHTSNYDCYVSNVDADGAITYDNHALGCSICVDITQDVMRMMRDGKSPQDARAYVDATYAKYGPSNIP; translated from the coding sequence ATGAAATTACCCCGCAAAATTCTATTTGTTCTCATGATTGGTGTACTGACGCTTACTGGTCTCTCTGCCTGTTCGACCTCTTCGAGTGAAACCCATCTAGCCATGATGCCAATGGATCAAATGCCTGCCGAGGTGCAGTCTGCACCCATGACCGTGCAGACCGCCTACCAATTCAACGCTGCGAACCCTGACATTATGAAAGACATCCCATGCTACTGTGGTTGCGGCGACATCGGTCACACATCCAATTATGACTGCTACGTCTCCAACGTAGACGCGGATGGTGCCATCACTTACGATAATCACGCCCTCGGTTGTTCCATCTGTGTGGATATCACACAGGATGTCATGCGCATGATGCGTGACGGAAAAAGTCCGCAAGATGCCAGAGCCTATGTCGATGCAACCTATGCCAAATACGGACCATCCAACATTCCCTGA
- a CDS encoding cupredoxin domain-containing protein, giving the protein MNPRLSLLLIGLAGLAVAFAPLPVQPIAPQERTFEIDARQYAYSPSELQVNHGDTVTIQLVSTDVVHGLYIDGYDISVEADPGQTASLTFIANKSGSFRFRCNVTCGAMHPFMIGKLNVGIDNWLYRSIGLATLAIFGTVISMRQKA; this is encoded by the coding sequence ATGAATCCGCGATTATCTCTTCTCCTAATTGGGCTGGCTGGACTGGCCGTGGCATTTGCACCATTGCCAGTCCAGCCTATTGCGCCTCAAGAGCGGACTTTTGAGATTGATGCGCGTCAATATGCCTATTCTCCCTCCGAGCTGCAAGTCAACCACGGCGATACAGTCACCATCCAACTCGTCAGCACCGATGTAGTGCATGGACTGTATATAGATGGCTACGATATATCTGTCGAAGCCGATCCAGGTCAAACCGCCTCATTGACATTTATTGCCAACAAATCGGGTTCCTTCCGCTTCCGCTGTAATGTCACCTGCGGAGCGATGCATCCCTTCATGATAGGCAAACTGAACGTAGGTATAGACAATTGGCTCTATCGTTCCATTGGGTTGGCGACGCTAGCTATATTTGGTACGGTCATCTCTATGAGACAAAAAGCATAA
- a CDS encoding 4Fe-4S binding protein yields the protein MAKIELTRSPFIKNALKSRYPQLAVFIIMLVGYIFAILAGLIGTPVGSHNFSIVFVWIAWWAVLILVAVPFFGRGWCAVCPIPLPGEWLQRGAILSPPGKRPKWLNLRVPKMFRNIWMQNISFLLLALFSSVLLTTPNITGIVLAAMLFAAIGLSTIFERCAFCRYLCPVGGFIGLYSQTAPIELRIKDKQVCVQCEGKPCYNGSELGYGCPWDVFPGGLSKNTYCGLCMECIRTCPHDNIAVNLRPFSADLAKPSTRIDEAFKAFIMLGSAMIYAGVLLGPWGAFKDAAYNVGTSAWFMYVIIFLAIIFGILPGFFTLGILKTKSRLPVKHCFASLATALIPLGLMFWVAFSLSFVLTNASYIVAALSDPLGFGWNLFGTTNTAWQPMLTSILAPGQTLALVGGLIWSARTAQKASSEINISSIPTIVYSFILTLVMFWLLL from the coding sequence ATGGCAAAGATCGAACTTACCCGCAGCCCCTTCATAAAGAACGCTCTCAAAAGCCGTTATCCACAATTGGCAGTCTTTATCATTATGCTGGTCGGATACATATTCGCCATTCTTGCAGGGTTGATCGGCACGCCTGTCGGAAGTCATAACTTCAGTATCGTGTTCGTGTGGATCGCATGGTGGGCTGTTCTGATTCTTGTTGCTGTTCCTTTCTTCGGGCGTGGATGGTGCGCGGTCTGCCCGATCCCGCTTCCAGGCGAATGGCTGCAGCGCGGAGCGATTTTGAGTCCACCAGGGAAACGACCGAAGTGGCTTAATCTGCGTGTGCCAAAGATGTTCCGCAACATCTGGATGCAAAATATTTCATTCCTTTTATTGGCGCTTTTCAGCAGTGTCCTGCTCACCACGCCCAACATTACTGGCATTGTGCTTGCCGCCATGCTTTTCGCCGCCATCGGATTGAGCACGATCTTCGAGCGCTGCGCTTTCTGCCGTTACCTCTGTCCAGTTGGCGGATTTATCGGTCTGTATTCCCAAACAGCACCCATTGAATTACGAATCAAGGACAAGCAAGTTTGCGTACAATGCGAAGGAAAACCTTGCTACAACGGCTCCGAGTTGGGCTATGGCTGTCCGTGGGATGTTTTCCCTGGCGGGTTATCCAAGAATACCTACTGCGGACTTTGCATGGAATGCATCCGTACCTGCCCACACGACAATATCGCCGTCAACCTGCGTCCCTTCTCTGCCGACCTTGCCAAGCCATCCACACGCATTGATGAAGCTTTCAAAGCCTTCATTATGCTCGGATCTGCGATGATCTATGCGGGCGTATTGCTCGGTCCGTGGGGTGCATTCAAAGATGCGGCATACAACGTCGGCACGAGCGCATGGTTTATGTATGTCATTATCTTTCTTGCAATTATCTTCGGTATTCTTCCTGGCTTCTTCACACTTGGCATTCTAAAAACAAAAAGTAGACTCCCTGTAAAACACTGTTTTGCATCGCTTGCAACCGCTCTTATACCTCTAGGCTTGATGTTCTGGGTTGCATTTAGTTTATCTTTCGTCCTGACCAACGCTTCTTACATTGTTGCTGCGCTATCTGATCCGCTGGGTTTCGGTTGGAATTTATTTGGCACAACCAACACTGCATGGCAACCGATGCTTACCTCCATTCTCGCACCTGGACAAACGCTGGCGCTTGTGGGCGGCT